One segment of Alnus glutinosa chromosome 2, dhAlnGlut1.1, whole genome shotgun sequence DNA contains the following:
- the LOC133859356 gene encoding histone-lysine N-methyltransferase ATXR2, with product METVCPVDAQFGDEISALLNPPSPLQVQEYFDDLISTRQCRGIKVKQNGEFGKGVYADMDFKEGELVLKDQMLLGAQHYSNKIDCLVCSFCFRFIGSIELQIGRRLYLQDLGVSVDHGSDMETFKHISSDCYGTDSYDGKYNSSLKNFDNLGNCASGSSKEMFSVPREVVESLMNGELVLPYSKEFSLPPAVPCPGGCGESYYCSKSCAEADWELSHSLFCTGERSESLCREALIKFIQHANETNDIFLLAGKVISSTILRYRKLKATHLKEQKKSATPNISDCLDISVLLKAWKPISMGHKRRWWDCVALPDDVDCSDEAAFRMQIRELAFTSLQLLKAAIFDKECEPLFSLEIYGHIIGMFELNNLDLVVASPVEDYFLYIDDLPYPEKQEAEKITQPFLDALGDDYSVCCQGTAFFPLQSCMNHSCYPNAKAFKREEDRDGQAAIISLKPICKGEEVTISYVDEDLPFEEREALLADYGFKCKCPKCLTEEP from the exons ATGGAGACCGTCTGTCCAGTCGACGCTCAGTTCGGCGATGAAATCTCTGCTCTTCTCAATCCTCCTTCTCCTCTCCAAGTTCag GAGTATTTCGATGATCTTATATCGACGAGGCAATGCCGTGGTATCAAAGTGAAACAGAACGGAGAGTTTGGAAAgg GTGTCTATGCTGACATGGACTTCAAGGAAGGGGAGCTTGTTTTGAAAGACCAGATGCTTTTGGGTGCTCAACATTATTCAAACAAG ATTGACTGTTTAGTATGTAGCTTCTGTTTTCGTTTTATTGGCTCGATAGAACTTCAAATTGGAAGGAGGCTTTATTTGCAAGATCTAGGAGTTTCTGTGGATCATGGATCTGATATGGAAACCTTTAAACACATATCAAGTGATTGCTATGGAACTGATTCCTATGACGGAAAATACAATTCCAGTTTGAAAAACTTTGACAACTTGGGAAACTGTGCTTCTGGCAGTTCCAAAGAGATGTTTAGCGTCCCTAGAGAAGTTGTTGAATCATTAATGAATGGTGAATTGGTGTTGCCTTACTCCAAAGAGTTCTCCTTGCCTCCAGCTGTTCCATGTCCTGGCGGATGTGGAGAATCTTACTACTGCAG CAAATCATGTGCAGAGGCTGATTGGGAATTGTCTCATTCCTTATTTTGCACTGGGGAGAGGTCAGAATCATTATGCAGGGAGgcacttataaaatttatacaACATGCTAATG AAACAAATGATATTTTCCTCCTTGCTGGAAAG GTTATCTCTTCCACCATATTAAGGTATAGGAAGCTGAAAGCAACTCATctcaaagaacaaaagaagtCTGCTACACCTAATATTTCAGACTGCTTGGATATATCTGTACTCTTAAAGGCATGGAAGCCAATATCAATGGGACACAAAAGAAG GTGGTGGGACTGCGTTGCATTGCCAGATGATGTTGATTGTTCTGATGAAGCTGCTTTCAGGATGCAGATAAGAGAGCTAGCATTCACG TCACTGCAACTTCTCAAGGCAGCCATCTTTGACAAGGAATGCGAGCCAT TGTTTTCCCTGGAGATCTATGGGCATATCATTGGCATGTTTGAGCTGAATAATCT TGATTTGGTTGTAGCATCCCCAGTGGAAGATTACTTTTTATACATTGATGATCTTCCATATCCTGAAAAG CAAGAAGCTGAGAAAATTACGCAACCTTTTCTTGATGCTCTTGGAGATGACTATTCAGTTTGTTGCCAGG GAACTGCTTTTTTCCCTTTGCAAAGTTGTATGAACCATTCCTGTTATCCTAATGCGAAAGCATTCAAAAGAGAAGAG GACCGAGATGGCCAAGCAGCAATAATTTCACTTAAGCCCATCTGCAAGGGAGAAGAG GTTACCATTTCATATGTAGATGAGGACCTTCCATTTGAAGAGAGGGAGGCATTACTTGCTGATTATGGTTTCAAATGCAAGTGTCCCAAGTGCTTAACTGAGGAGCCATGA
- the LOC133861100 gene encoding peroxisome biogenesis protein 22, whose amino-acid sequence MADSSKEELVQLIKRFGAYLTVKISNLLPISLQNLNSRSFGAIAGLAVAIVFTWRLLRSPSQPQRRQPKRQAGTPSGSGVSAHSNANLVAPGIPSSLEDSRAHNVVDEFFQPVKPTLGQIVRQKLSEGRKVTCRLVGVILEESSPEEIQKQATVRSSVLEVLLEITKFCDLYLMERVLDDESEKKVLQALEDAGVFTSGGLVKDKVLFCSTENGRTSFVRQLEPDWHIDSNPEIVTQLARFIKYQLHISPTRPERTAPNVFSAPTLEQFFGCV is encoded by the exons ATGGCAGATTCATCGAAAGAAGAGCTGGTCCAGCTGATCAAGCGCTTCGGGGCTTATCTCACCGTCAAAATTTCCAATCTCCTTCCGATCTCCCTTCAGAACCTG AATTCACGATCCTTCGGGGCTATTGCGGGGCTTGCTGTTGCAATAGTTTTCACTTGGAGGCTTTTGAGATCACCTAGTCAACCTCAGAGAAGGCAACCCAAACGACAGGCTGGAACACCTAGTGGTTCTGGTGTCAGTGCCCATTCAAATGCAAATTTGGTAGCTCCTGGAATTCCTTCATCCTTGGAGGATTCAAGAGCACATAATGTTGTCGATGAGTTCTTTCAGCCGGTGAAG CCAACTCTGGGGCAAATTGTAAGGCAGAAATTGAGTGAAGGAAGAAAG GTAACGTGTCGTTTGGTTGGAGTAATTCTCGAGGAAAGTAGTCCAGAGGAGATTCAG AAACAAGCAACTGTGAGGTCCTCTGTGCTGGAAGTACTGTTGGAAATCACGAAATTTTGTGATCTTTACCTCATGGAAAGAGTTTTGGATGATGAAAGTGAA AAAAAAGTTCTGCAAGCTTTGGAAGATGCTGGGGTTTTCACATCTGGTGGTTTGGTCAAAGAcaag GTTCTTTTCTGTAGTACAGAGAATGGGCGGACATCTTTTGTACGGCAATTGGAACCAGATTGGCATATTGACTCGAACCCTGAAATCGTTACTCAGTTAGCT AGATTCATCAAATACCAACTTCACATATCTCCTACCAGACCCGAACGCACCGCTCCGAACGTATTTAGTGCCCCAACCTTGGAACAGTTCTTTGGATGTGTTTGA
- the LOC133861708 gene encoding uncharacterized protein LOC133861708 has translation MASNNITSIPVAFDIEPDGSSSSSADDLLVNMLVVHPDHPEEEESMKAFCVPRMLLSSEESSTDVVPKLLSHTTLPELFHKHPSFIKHVSEYVCSLPSSTHTLYVYHVVADADPEARQYYFWDYFFSADKLSRRYDIIYTAYMSEHWLGFPSGRILPLNLDDEEQSQNERNRPSLESTVEALKEVQIDQEAVECAICLQGLLVAAKLPCSHVYHRSCVVEWFVKSDSCPMCRRPVV, from the coding sequence ATGGCAAGCAACAACATAACCAGTATTCCAGTAGCATTTGACATCGAACCCGACGGCAGTTCCTCCTCGTCGGCAGATGATTTGTTGGTCAACATGCTCGTGGTGCATCCGGACCACCCAGAAGAGGAGGAGAGCATGAAAGCGTTCTGCGTGCCGCGCATGCTGTTATCCTCTGAGGAATCCTCAACCGACGTCGTACCAAAGTTGCTTTCTCACACAACCCTCCCGGAGTTGTTTCACAAGCATCCTTCATTCATCAAACATGTCTCGGAGTACGTTTGTTCGCTGCCTAGCAGCACGCACACCTTGTATGTCTACCATGTGGTCGCGGACGCGGATCCAGAGGCGCGGCAGTACTACTTTTGGGATTACTTTTTTTCCGCGGACAAGCTGAGTCGTAGGTACGATATAATTTACACGGCGTACATGTCAGAGCATTGGTTGGGATTTCCCAGCGGAAGGATATTGCCACTCAATTTGGACGATGAAGAGCAGTCACAGAACGAAAGGAATAGGCCGTCATTGGAATCTACAGTAGAAGCGCTAAAGGAGGTTCAAATTGATCAAGAGGCTGTTGAGTGTGCCATCTGCTTACAGGGCCTTTTGGTTGCTGCTAAATTGCCATGCTCACACGTCTACCATCGAAGCTGCGTAGTTGAGTGGTTTGTTAAGAGCGATTCATGCCCCATGTGTCGCCGCCCGGTTGTCTAA